From a region of the Acinetobacter larvae genome:
- a CDS encoding HlyD family secretion protein, producing the protein MNIKKLSMIGAVVIVILVAILLWRYFNQESTEGLVSGNGRIEATEVNVASKLPGQVEDILVKEGDFVQSGQVLAKIKISTLEAQLREAQAQKSQAQNAISTAEAQIAMRESDRAAAQAMVAQRETELLAAKRRLARTEVLSKEGASSQQQLDDERADVQRVTAAVSAAKAQVASAQAAVVAAQTQVIGARSQVDAIQATIERIQFDIEDGQLKAPLNGRVQYRIAQPGEVVPSGGRVVNLIDLSDVYMTFFLPETVAGRVAIGTEVRLVLDAAKDLVIPAKVSYVADTAQFTPKSVETQNERQKLMFRVKAKIDPALLNKNIQQVKTGLPGVAYIKLDPNTAWPAFLENKVKS; encoded by the coding sequence ATGAATATTAAAAAATTATCCATGATTGGTGCCGTCGTTATCGTAATTTTAGTCGCGATACTGCTGTGGCGCTATTTTAACCAAGAGTCGACCGAAGGTCTGGTCAGTGGCAATGGACGAATTGAGGCAACCGAGGTTAATGTTGCGAGTAAATTACCCGGTCAAGTTGAAGACATCTTGGTCAAAGAAGGGGATTTTGTCCAAAGCGGTCAAGTTCTGGCAAAAATCAAAATCTCTACGCTTGAAGCGCAGTTAAGAGAAGCACAAGCGCAAAAAAGCCAAGCGCAAAATGCAATCTCGACTGCTGAAGCACAAATTGCCATGCGTGAAAGTGACCGCGCTGCCGCACAAGCGATGGTGGCACAACGTGAAACAGAATTACTGGCTGCCAAGCGTCGTTTAGCGCGGACTGAAGTATTGTCCAAAGAAGGGGCGTCATCGCAACAACAATTGGATGATGAACGTGCTGATGTACAACGGGTGACGGCAGCGGTGAGTGCTGCCAAGGCACAAGTGGCAAGTGCTCAGGCTGCAGTTGTGGCTGCGCAAACACAAGTAATTGGTGCACGTTCACAAGTTGATGCCATTCAAGCAACCATCGAACGTATTCAGTTTGATATCGAAGATGGACAGTTAAAAGCGCCATTAAATGGTCGGGTACAGTACCGTATTGCCCAGCCGGGTGAGGTTGTTCCATCGGGTGGTCGTGTGGTGAATTTGATTGACTTATCCGATGTATATATGACTTTCTTCTTGCCAGAAACCGTGGCTGGGCGGGTTGCCATTGGCACAGAAGTGCGTTTGGTATTAGATGCCGCAAAAGACTTGGTGATTCCAGCCAAAGTATCTTATGTTGCCGATACTGCGCAGTTCACACCGAAATCAGTCGAAACGCAAAATGAACGACAAAAGTTAATGTTCCGTGTCAAAGCGAAGATTGATCCAGCGTTATTAAATAAAAATATTCAACAAGTCAAAACTGGTTTACCAGGCGTGGCTTATATCAAATTGGATCCAAATACAGCATGGCCTGCATTTTTAGAGAATAAGGTTAAATCATGA